The following coding sequences lie in one Candidatus Nitrospira allomarina genomic window:
- a CDS encoding DUF6941 family protein, which translates to MAEFIKPIIHAFLVCDTIIIDSLTGKKSIIGAFTHLWAKTFPCQHPQVGVYFSLTDAEGRYAFEIQLVYLDQDQIVGKGSLPPIDISNRLTTQDFGVNIPYLLFPGPGRYEFRLYADGHFITQKDFQVIQQASSPSPQS; encoded by the coding sequence ATGGCGGAATTCATTAAACCGATTATTCACGCATTTTTAGTGTGTGACACCATTATCATCGATAGTCTGACAGGAAAAAAAAGCATCATTGGGGCCTTTACCCATCTCTGGGCAAAGACATTTCCCTGCCAGCACCCACAAGTCGGCGTATATTTTTCGCTCACCGATGCGGAAGGCAGGTACGCATTCGAAATCCAGCTGGTATACCTTGATCAAGATCAGATTGTCGGCAAAGGTTCCCTCCCGCCAATTGACATTTCCAACAGGTTAACTACCCAGGACTTCGGCGTGAACATCCCCTATCTCCTATTTCCAGGGCCGGGACGGTATGAATTTCGTCTGTATGCCGATGGTCATTTCATCACCCAAAAAGATTTCCAGGTTATCCAACAAGCCTCCTCTCCTTCACCACAGTCCTGA
- a CDS encoding nucleoside deaminase, with amino-acid sequence MSIPSTRFQPYCLELPAWVADYLVQQPETYPTQDSRMDLVINLAQLNIQYGTGGPFGAGVFRLDTQELVAPGVNLVLSSKSSIAHAEVVAMLMAQQIVGSHNLGAIGFPTHELVTSCEPCSMCLGAISWSGVRQIVCGARGSDAEAVGFDEGPKPANWMLELELRGIAVTTDIARGRAASVLQQYVQNGGEVYNGRKR; translated from the coding sequence ATGAGCATCCCTTCTACCCGGTTTCAACCATATTGCCTTGAGTTACCAGCCTGGGTCGCCGATTATCTTGTACAACAACCGGAGACCTACCCGACTCAGGATTCCCGTATGGACCTGGTCATTAACCTGGCGCAACTCAATATTCAATATGGAACCGGGGGACCATTTGGAGCCGGGGTTTTCCGCTTGGACACTCAAGAACTGGTCGCGCCAGGGGTGAATCTCGTCCTTTCGTCGAAAAGTTCAATTGCCCATGCTGAGGTTGTTGCGATGCTGATGGCACAGCAAATCGTGGGCTCTCATAATTTAGGAGCAATCGGATTTCCCACCCATGAGTTGGTAACCAGTTGCGAGCCATGCAGTATGTGCCTGGGAGCGATTTCCTGGTCCGGCGTTCGGCAAATCGTCTGTGGCGCCAGAGGAAGTGACGCCGAAGCGGTTGGTTTTGACGAGGGCCCCAAACCTGCAAATTGGATGTTGGAACTTGAGCTGAGGGGGATCGCCGTGACCACGGATATTGCGCGAGGCAGGGCCGCGTCTGTCCTCCAGCAATATGTCCAAAACGGCGGAGAAGTGTATAACGGCCGGAAAAGGTAG
- a CDS encoding ROK family protein encodes MTPAQNTSNASHASTITLAIDIGGSGIKGLLLNQSGQPLSERVRMVTPKPATPKAIVPLISDIAKTLGRFDRVSVGFPGVIHQGRVKTAPNLDASWPGTDLVGELERQLNKPVRAANDADVQGYGAIKGQGVEMVITLGTGFGTALFINGHLVPNLEIAHHPFRKQETYEVQLGASALKNVGKKRWNLRLAKAIDILDRVINFDHLYIGGGNGKKVTIPLPSHATIVSNTAGLLGGIALWADPNVVIPSKPKVPGKGTARKQAPRKKPSKTLRKKKN; translated from the coding sequence ATGACTCCTGCACAGAACACATCAAATGCTTCACACGCATCAACCATTACTCTCGCCATTGATATTGGCGGATCCGGCATCAAGGGCCTCCTCCTCAATCAGTCCGGTCAACCTCTGTCTGAACGGGTACGAATGGTCACACCAAAACCTGCCACGCCAAAGGCCATTGTCCCCCTTATTTCGGATATCGCCAAAACTCTGGGCCGGTTTGATCGAGTATCAGTGGGTTTTCCGGGCGTCATTCATCAGGGACGGGTGAAAACAGCCCCCAACCTGGACGCATCCTGGCCTGGAACCGATCTCGTGGGAGAACTGGAACGACAACTTAACAAGCCGGTTCGGGCGGCGAATGATGCGGATGTGCAGGGCTACGGAGCAATCAAAGGCCAAGGGGTCGAAATGGTCATTACCCTGGGAACCGGATTTGGAACCGCGTTATTTATAAATGGGCACCTCGTACCAAATTTGGAAATTGCCCACCACCCCTTTCGAAAACAAGAGACATACGAAGTGCAATTGGGTGCCAGCGCACTGAAAAATGTGGGAAAAAAGAGATGGAATCTCCGGTTGGCCAAAGCGATTGATATATTAGATCGAGTGATTAATTTCGACCATCTCTACATTGGCGGGGGCAACGGCAAAAAGGTCACCATTCCACTGCCCTCTCATGCCACAATCGTCTCCAATACAGCCGGGCTCCTCGGGGGAATAGCCCTCTGGGCCGATCCCAATGTGGTCATTCCATCTAAGCCTAAGGTCCCTGGGAAAGGAACCGCACGAAAACAGGCTCCTCGAAAAAAGCCATCAAAAACCCTCCGGAAGAAAAAGAATTGA
- a CDS encoding ABC transporter permease — protein sequence MMLRSIFLDALKNLSGNALRSGLTMLGVIIGVAAVITMIAIVEGGQVWLVNSLERMGTNLLFVWKKRLTVEERQLFAGRNTELRYDDALAIQTRFPDLVVAPIIELDGQLKAGDRDYSGRITGTSPEYSQIRNFRPESGRFVSSTDVKEWNRSVVLGHTIAEVLFGSQPAIGEGVKIGDQRFTVKGIMEPKGEIYGHDYDEMVIIPISTGLRFFQGSDKIRSMIIHVPDRQRMDEISQALHQFLVQRHEGVDDIHIRNQGEFLSAVDQTLLTFRLVLGGIAVIALLVGGIGIMNIMLVTVTERTREIGLRKAIGARRQDILLQFLIESTTISVIGGSIGILVGILAAYGIGDVVARAMPGGGDWGAVVQPTAIAIAFAFAVVVGVGFGLFPAMKASKLEPAEALRYQ from the coding sequence ATGATGTTACGCTCAATTTTTCTGGACGCGCTGAAAAATCTCTCAGGGAACGCGCTTCGTTCGGGGCTTACCATGTTGGGAGTCATTATTGGCGTCGCCGCGGTCATTACCATGATTGCCATAGTGGAAGGCGGACAAGTCTGGCTGGTGAATTCGCTTGAGCGCATGGGCACCAATTTGCTGTTTGTCTGGAAAAAGCGGCTGACCGTTGAAGAACGACAGCTCTTTGCGGGGAGAAATACGGAACTCCGCTATGACGACGCTCTGGCCATTCAAACACGTTTTCCGGATCTGGTCGTTGCTCCCATTATTGAGCTGGATGGTCAATTAAAAGCGGGGGATCGTGACTACAGCGGACGGATCACCGGCACCTCACCCGAATATAGCCAGATCCGAAACTTCCGCCCCGAATCCGGACGATTTGTCTCATCCACCGACGTCAAGGAATGGAACCGTTCCGTGGTATTAGGACATACCATAGCCGAAGTTTTGTTCGGATCCCAACCCGCCATCGGAGAGGGCGTAAAAATCGGCGATCAACGATTTACGGTAAAGGGCATCATGGAGCCCAAGGGGGAGATTTACGGGCACGATTACGACGAAATGGTGATCATTCCTATCAGCACGGGCCTGCGGTTTTTCCAGGGATCCGACAAAATCCGATCAATGATCATTCATGTACCTGACCGGCAGCGCATGGATGAAATCTCCCAGGCACTGCATCAATTTCTGGTTCAACGTCACGAAGGGGTAGACGACATTCATATCCGGAATCAGGGAGAATTTCTGAGTGCCGTGGACCAAACGCTTTTGACCTTCCGGCTGGTTCTTGGAGGCATTGCGGTGATTGCCCTCCTCGTCGGCGGCATCGGCATCATGAACATCATGCTCGTAACCGTCACCGAGCGAACCAGGGAGATTGGGCTCCGAAAAGCCATCGGGGCCAGGCGGCAGGATATTCTGTTGCAATTCCTCATTGAGTCCACGACCATTAGCGTGATTGGCGGATCCATTGGCATTCTTGTGGGCATTCTCGCAGCCTATGGCATTGGGGATGTAGTCGCTCGGGCCATGCCGGGCGGAGGAGATTGGGGAGCAGTGGTCCAGCCGACCGCCATTGCCATTGCGTTTGCCTTTGCGGTCGTTGTCGGGGTGGGATTCGGTCTCTTTCCCGCCATGAAAGCTTCGAAACTGGAGCCCGCCGAGGCCTTGCGCTATCAATAA
- a CDS encoding TraB/GumN family protein, with the protein MTASHHQQGKLRLGCLFILILFVLGTGTAQGQVVGDGYNNSLIYKIQSDSNTVYILGSIHVLAEEYYPLTRSFSYAYYNSQKVVFEIDPEILFSSDSFSKYEKQYTLPKGKTLKTVLSPKTYGLVKQKIQALGGNIQDFQQYKPWVLYLTLSGRFDSSIDFRPELGIENHFYRMAKDAGKPTGGLETIQDQLNVFDTLPFTIQDALLQESLAAAGSKEREQAFLHMVKDWHQGNLDGLEQLVESFKTYPLFYKKLLVQRNQNWIPQIESFLQEEKNVLIIVGAAHLAGKDGLLALLREKGHQIERVSYAMP; encoded by the coding sequence ATGACTGCATCGCACCACCAACAGGGTAAACTACGCCTAGGCTGTCTGTTCATCCTGATCCTCTTTGTTTTAGGCACAGGTACAGCCCAAGGCCAGGTGGTCGGGGATGGGTACAACAATAGCCTGATTTACAAAATCCAATCTGATTCGAATACGGTCTATATTTTGGGATCGATCCACGTGTTGGCCGAAGAATACTATCCTCTCACCAGATCCTTCTCCTATGCCTATTACAATTCACAAAAAGTCGTATTTGAAATTGATCCGGAAATATTATTTTCTTCCGACTCATTTTCTAAATACGAAAAACAGTACACCCTCCCAAAGGGTAAAACCCTGAAAACGGTGCTCTCTCCAAAAACGTATGGGCTTGTCAAACAGAAGATTCAAGCCTTAGGAGGGAACATTCAGGATTTCCAACAATACAAACCCTGGGTGCTCTATCTCACGTTAAGCGGACGGTTTGATTCCTCAATAGATTTCCGGCCTGAATTAGGAATTGAAAACCATTTCTATCGCATGGCCAAGGATGCCGGAAAACCGACCGGCGGGCTGGAAACCATTCAAGACCAATTGAATGTGTTCGATACTCTTCCATTCACCATCCAAGATGCTCTTCTGCAGGAATCGCTCGCCGCCGCCGGTTCAAAGGAACGAGAGCAAGCGTTCTTACATATGGTGAAAGACTGGCACCAGGGAAACCTCGACGGGTTGGAACAGTTGGTGGAGTCATTCAAAACCTACCCGCTGTTCTATAAAAAACTGCTCGTCCAACGAAACCAGAACTGGATTCCCCAGATCGAATCGTTCTTACAAGAGGAGAAAAACGTCTTGATCATTGTGGGTGCGGCTCACCTCGCGGGAAAGGACGGATTACTCGCGCTGCTGAGAGAAAAAGGCCACCAGATTGAACGAGTGTCTTATGCCATGCCCTAG
- a CDS encoding efflux RND transporter periplasmic adaptor subunit, whose product MNKTSWILIIIILAAAVGGWVYYSRSTGQSSPETARHNVVEVVRTSLQTKVSETGTIMPSQTIEIKSQFSGEVAQLFVSAGQEVQKDQVLAIIRQESSQARQVAQLRAGISEERLNVDTAHREWIRAESLFKKGFIPQKELELSHRDYQQSLVRLELAERQLLLALGGNKELYERYRDGSASKTRPEEFQVRSPSQGTILEVLVHTGEIITSGTATFGGGTILMRIADLSHMVVKAKINEVNIPRVSVGQSVDIRLDALPEKIFTGRVMAIAAQGVKENNLVTYEVSIAIKNTHSDLKPMLTANIDIETTRLENVLTVPLEVLRVNKGDDVVDVLVEGQPQTRKVRVAFRTDTQAIITQGLQEHDQVVVPSYKAEEARR is encoded by the coding sequence ATGAATAAAACATCTTGGATTTTGATCATCATCATACTTGCGGCAGCGGTGGGTGGTTGGGTGTATTATTCCCGGTCGACTGGTCAATCTTCTCCTGAAACCGCACGTCACAACGTGGTCGAAGTTGTCCGAACCTCGCTTCAAACGAAGGTGTCGGAGACCGGTACGATTATGCCTTCTCAAACCATTGAAATTAAATCTCAATTTTCCGGCGAAGTCGCTCAATTGTTTGTGAGTGCGGGGCAAGAGGTTCAAAAGGATCAGGTCTTAGCGATTATACGACAGGAATCCAGCCAGGCCCGCCAGGTGGCCCAGCTCAGAGCAGGCATCTCGGAGGAACGTTTAAACGTGGACACCGCGCATCGGGAATGGATCCGTGCCGAATCCCTCTTCAAAAAAGGGTTTATCCCTCAAAAAGAATTGGAACTTTCGCATCGGGACTATCAACAATCCCTGGTTCGTCTGGAGTTGGCCGAGCGACAACTTTTATTGGCCTTAGGCGGCAACAAGGAACTGTATGAACGATACCGTGATGGGTCTGCCTCAAAAACTCGCCCTGAAGAATTTCAGGTCCGGTCACCCTCCCAAGGTACCATCCTGGAAGTTCTTGTCCATACCGGAGAAATCATTACGTCCGGAACCGCCACATTCGGCGGCGGAACAATTCTCATGCGCATTGCCGATCTCTCCCACATGGTGGTGAAAGCAAAAATCAATGAGGTCAATATTCCAAGGGTTTCGGTTGGCCAGTCGGTGGACATTCGGCTTGACGCCTTACCGGAAAAAATTTTTACGGGCCGGGTGATGGCCATTGCCGCCCAGGGGGTGAAAGAAAACAATCTGGTGACGTATGAAGTCTCTATCGCCATTAAAAATACCCACTCCGATTTAAAACCGATGCTGACGGCAAACATCGATATTGAGACAACAAGGCTGGAGAATGTCCTCACCGTTCCGCTTGAAGTCCTACGTGTCAACAAAGGGGATGATGTGGTGGACGTGCTCGTGGAAGGACAACCCCAGACCCGGAAGGTCCGTGTCGCCTTCCGGACTGATACGCAGGCCATCATCACTCAAGGACTTCAGGAACACGATCAGGTCGTCGTCCCATCCTATAAAGCCGAAGAGGCTCGTCGATAA
- a CDS encoding ribonuclease Z: MTPSFSPHLVNHPFGDPGLYVDIRWSRRALLFDLGDNVRLSPTQLLRAQDIFISHTHMDHFIGFDRLIRVALGRGKNLRLHGPPGLIENIQGKLRGYTWNLVDGYPLTIEAREYHPTHIQPAHFHAKNAFACNWETLIPGDHSHMFPVLQEPALLVKAVALNHRIPSLAFSLEEPFHINIKKARLQEAGLPVGSWLKEVKQLILDGAPDSHIFSATIYVEHRKEERIFDVGTIKREFTTITKGQKIAYVVDCRYDTDNEQRIIQLCQGATTLFCEAPFLDADRDKAANRYHLTARQAGTLGRKAGVEQLVVFHFSPRYTGQGDKLHQEAMEAFHE; this comes from the coding sequence ATGACACCCTCGTTCTCTCCTCATCTGGTGAATCATCCCTTTGGAGACCCCGGCCTCTATGTCGATATACGGTGGAGCCGGCGTGCTCTGCTTTTTGACCTAGGGGATAATGTGCGTTTGAGTCCAACCCAGCTTTTACGAGCACAGGATATTTTCATCTCTCATACGCATATGGATCACTTTATCGGGTTTGATCGGCTCATTCGTGTGGCCCTGGGTCGTGGCAAGAATCTTCGATTGCATGGTCCACCGGGCCTTATTGAAAATATTCAGGGCAAACTTCGTGGGTATACCTGGAATCTGGTTGATGGATATCCGCTCACCATCGAGGCCAGAGAATATCACCCCACCCACATTCAACCCGCGCATTTTCATGCGAAGAACGCATTCGCCTGTAACTGGGAAACCTTAATCCCAGGAGATCATTCCCACATGTTTCCGGTTCTTCAAGAACCGGCTCTTCTCGTGAAAGCCGTCGCACTCAACCATCGGATCCCTTCCCTGGCCTTTTCGCTGGAAGAACCCTTTCACATCAATATTAAGAAGGCCCGACTCCAAGAGGCAGGCCTTCCAGTGGGTTCCTGGCTCAAAGAAGTCAAGCAATTGATATTAGATGGCGCCCCGGATTCACACATCTTTTCCGCCACAATTTATGTTGAGCATCGGAAAGAGGAACGCATATTTGATGTAGGCACCATAAAGCGAGAATTTACAACCATCACCAAGGGGCAAAAAATCGCTTATGTCGTTGATTGCCGATATGATACCGACAATGAACAACGGATCATTCAGTTATGCCAAGGGGCCACAACGCTATTTTGCGAGGCACCCTTTTTAGATGCCGACCGGGACAAAGCTGCCAATCGTTATCACCTCACGGCCCGCCAGGCAGGAACGCTAGGACGAAAAGCCGGTGTGGAACAATTGGTCGTCTTTCATTTTTCTCCCAGGTATACCGGACAGGGGGACAAACTTCACCAGGAGGCCATGGAAGCCTTTCATGAGTAG
- a CDS encoding SDR family oxidoreductase, with translation MSEFTNQVILITGASSGIGKALACALAPQAPRLVLVARNRSRLQEVALTCESLGASALVIPTDVTDPHACSAMIQEVVNGYSRIDVLVNNAGISMWSTVEDAHDVELYQRVMAVNFFGSVYCTKLALPFLKATQGRIVAISSVASLTGVPAHSAYSASKHAMNGFFESLRIELAGTGVTVTIVAPDFVQSEIHKRSIGPYGQPFGRVLEGHARFLTAKKCADMIIKGMARRERLVFTSWRGQWGRWMKLMSPQMIDWIARKGMAEADRP, from the coding sequence ATGAGTGAATTTACAAACCAGGTGATTCTCATTACCGGAGCGTCATCGGGTATTGGAAAAGCGCTCGCCTGTGCGTTGGCGCCACAGGCTCCCCGGCTGGTGCTGGTCGCGAGAAACCGGTCACGTTTGCAGGAGGTGGCCCTTACCTGTGAAAGCCTGGGAGCGTCTGCCCTGGTCATTCCGACGGACGTGACGGATCCCCATGCCTGTTCCGCAATGATTCAAGAGGTGGTGAATGGGTATTCCCGGATTGATGTGTTGGTGAATAATGCCGGGATATCCATGTGGTCGACGGTGGAGGATGCTCACGACGTGGAACTGTATCAACGCGTGATGGCGGTGAATTTTTTCGGCAGCGTGTACTGTACCAAATTGGCGTTGCCGTTCTTGAAGGCCACGCAAGGCAGGATTGTTGCCATCTCCAGCGTTGCCAGTTTGACGGGAGTGCCTGCTCATTCAGCCTATAGTGCCAGTAAGCATGCCATGAACGGATTTTTTGAGTCGTTGCGTATTGAGTTGGCAGGGACGGGAGTCACCGTAACCATTGTGGCTCCCGATTTTGTGCAATCCGAAATTCATAAACGAAGTATCGGGCCTTATGGACAACCTTTCGGGCGAGTTCTTGAAGGACATGCCAGATTCTTAACCGCGAAGAAATGTGCGGATATGATCATCAAGGGGATGGCCCGGCGGGAGCGACTGGTGTTTACGTCCTGGAGAGGACAGTGGGGTCGGTGGATGAAATTGATGAGCCCGCAGATGATTGATTGGATAGCCCGAAAGGGCATGGCCGAGGCTGATCGGCCGTAA
- a CDS encoding ABC transporter ATP-binding protein, with the protein MLIELNHISKIYQAGHVKVPALIDITLQVNKGEFVAIIGQSGSGKTTLLDIIGCLSRPTNGEYWLDGDLVNTLPDSRLTGIRNKKIGFIFQTFHLLPRKTALENVQLPLMYAGASRTVQHDTAQTLLTKVGLQDRLRHYSNQLSGGQQQRVAIARALANSPALLLADEPTGNLDSQSGKDILALFEQLHRHGQTIVMITHDPLIAQQAERRITLADGRVVADEYMHQPLTVPG; encoded by the coding sequence ATGTTAATTGAGCTCAATCACATCTCTAAAATCTACCAAGCAGGGCATGTCAAGGTGCCGGCCTTAATTGATATCACTCTCCAGGTAAATAAGGGAGAATTCGTGGCCATTATCGGACAGTCCGGAAGCGGCAAAACCACCCTCCTGGATATTATTGGCTGTTTAAGTCGTCCGACGAATGGCGAGTATTGGCTGGATGGGGATTTGGTCAACACTCTTCCCGACTCCCGCTTAACCGGCATCCGTAACAAAAAAATCGGGTTTATCTTTCAAACCTTCCATTTACTTCCGCGGAAGACCGCCTTGGAAAATGTCCAACTTCCTTTGATGTATGCGGGCGCCTCACGAACAGTCCAACACGACACTGCACAGACATTATTAACCAAGGTCGGCCTGCAAGACCGCCTTCGCCATTACAGCAATCAGTTATCGGGAGGCCAACAGCAACGCGTGGCGATCGCGCGTGCGTTAGCCAACAGCCCAGCGCTCCTCCTGGCGGACGAACCCACGGGAAACCTGGATAGTCAATCAGGGAAGGATATTCTTGCCCTCTTTGAGCAACTGCATCGTCATGGACAAACCATCGTGATGATTACCCATGATCCGCTCATCGCCCAGCAGGCGGAACGCCGCATCACCCTGGCAGATGGCAGAGTCGTGGCTGATGAATATATGCATCAACCCCTCACGGTGCCGGGATAA
- the crcB gene encoding fluoride efflux transporter CrcB, protein MIPYGLPQLLWVGLGGFLGSVGRFVISGFFNRLSPALAFPIGTLAVNILGCFLIGLLHGWAESRNILGTDTRIFLFIGVLGGFTTYSTFGFESLALLKDGAMLKASANIIIHVFVGLAAVWLGDTLGRL, encoded by the coding sequence ATGATTCCTTACGGGTTACCTCAACTTCTCTGGGTAGGTCTGGGCGGGTTTTTAGGGTCGGTAGGCCGATTCGTGATCTCCGGCTTCTTTAACCGCCTAAGCCCGGCTCTTGCCTTCCCCATTGGTACGTTGGCCGTGAATATTCTCGGCTGTTTCCTGATCGGGTTACTCCATGGGTGGGCCGAGTCCCGGAATATCCTCGGAACGGACACCAGAATTTTTCTGTTTATCGGCGTTCTGGGGGGATTCACGACCTACTCAACCTTCGGATTCGAATCCCTGGCACTCCTGAAAGACGGGGCCATGCTCAAAGCCTCCGCCAATATCATCATCCATGTCTTCGTGGGTCTAGCCGCCGTCTGGCTGGGTGATACATTAGGCCGCCTGTAA
- a CDS encoding DUF3147 domain-containing protein — protein sequence MPEWVRYGLYFVLGGTLVSVSTYLGSHGRGFLAALASTLPVISGVTFILIFINAGSAPTISFAKHMIWLSPPWFVYVGAMIAFVPKLGFWPAYGLAITLYVAGVGLTRLFLD from the coding sequence ATGCCGGAATGGGTCAGATATGGATTGTATTTTGTCCTGGGCGGAACATTAGTGAGTGTCTCCACGTATCTGGGAAGTCATGGAAGAGGGTTCCTTGCTGCCCTGGCCAGCACTCTGCCGGTCATCAGTGGAGTGACCTTTATCCTCATCTTTATCAATGCCGGGTCGGCTCCGACCATTTCATTTGCCAAACACATGATTTGGCTTTCTCCCCCATGGTTTGTCTATGTGGGAGCGATGATTGCATTTGTCCCCAAGTTAGGCTTTTGGCCGGCATATGGTTTGGCGATCACCCTATACGTGGCGGGAGTGGGGCTGACCCGACTGTTTCTTGATTAG